In Chrysoperla carnea chromosome 2, inChrCarn1.1, whole genome shotgun sequence, the following proteins share a genomic window:
- the LOC123291652 gene encoding transmembrane protease serine 9-like, which translates to MIKKLHKYCFIVMCLVVTITEAYNTYRKPKIRISDVNYGQLPKFAKDCDCVCGLNSRHMRIVGGNVTKVHEFPWMAGISRHGKLYCGASLITRRHLLTAAHCIDGFDLDGIEITLGKHYIETDQKDTGAESVGSIRISSPMERKIKSVKTHSDFNIFTFNNDIAVLELDAPVEFSETLQPVCLPPRAGANYTSRLGLVTGWGRVEESKPASNLLRKVSVPIWSRQQCLDAGYGRRRITENMICAGYHDGKKDACQGDSGGPMHLLGNSGSLEIVGVVSWGRGCARPNYPGIYTRVANYLDWLHESLNGECLCPPKYPYEEEFSNQWYWKNYDVTKNSSKNNRSQSSHKRNGKFLFDLIFGIDSSDDDDSSSGSNSARLKNCTCECGTTNQENRIVGGQPTGVNRYPWIARLVYDGVFHCGASLLTSDYVLTAAHCVRRLKRSKIRIILGDHDQTVTTEAPAKMRAVSAVIRHRNFDTNTYNHDIALLKLRKPITFTKNIRPICLPPPDREPSGYEGTVVGWGRTSEGGMLPGIVREVQVPIWTQAQCKAMKYRASRITANMLCAGKGKMDSCQGDSGGPLLINIDGRYEIVGIVSWGVGCGRPGYPGVYTRLTRYLSWVENNLQDTCLCVN; encoded by the exons gaAGCCTACAATACATACAGAAAACCAAAGATACGTATTTCCGATGTTAATTATGGCCAATTACCAAAATTTGCAAAAGACTGTGATTGTG TGTGTGGATTAAATAGTCGACATATGCGAATAGTTGGTGGTAATGTTACAAAAGTTCACGAATTCCCATGGATGGCTGGGATAAGTCGACATGGAAAATTATACTGTGGAGCTTCGCTAATTACTCGACGACATTTGTTAACAGCCGCACATTGTATTGACGG ATTTGATTTGGATGGCATTGAAATAACGCTCGGTAAACATTACATAGAAACGGATCAAAAGGATACTGGAGCTGAATCTGTTGGATCGATTCGAATAAGTTCTCCTATGGAACGGAAAATTAAATCCGTAAAAACTCATtctgattttaatatatttacatttaataacgATATTGCTGTCCTGGAATTGGATGCTCCAGTCGAGTTTAGCGAAACATTACAACCAGTTTGTTTGCCACCGCGAG ctGGAGCAAATTATACAAGTCGATTAGGATTGGTTACCGGTTGGGGACGCGTTGAAGAAAGTAAGCCAGCTTCAAATCTGTTACGTAAAGTTTCTGTACCAATATGGTCGCGACAACAATGTTTAGATGCTGGTTATGGTCGACGGCGTATTACGGAAAATATGATTTGTGCAGGCTATCATGATGGAAAAAAAGATGCATGCCAG GGTGACAGCGGTGGGCCCATGCATTTGTTGGGCAATAGCGGTTCTTTGGAAATTGTTG gtGTTGTGTCTTGGGGTCGTGGATGTGCCCGGCCCAATTATCCAGGTATATATACACGAGTTGCCAATTACTTGGATTGGCTACATGAATCTTTGAATGGTGAATGTTTATGCCCGCCGAAATATCCTTATGAAgaagaa TTTAGTAATCAATGGTATTGGAAAAATTATGATGTTACCAAAAATTCGTCCAAAAACAATCGAAGTCAATCCAGTCACAAAAGGAAtggaaaatttctatttgattTGATATTTGGAATTGACTCaagtgatgatgatgattctTCTTCAGGTTCAAATAGTGCCAGGCTAAAGAACTGTACATGTG AGTGTGGAACAACAAATCAAGAAAATCGTATTGTGGGTGGCCAACCAACAGGCGTGAACCGATATCCATGGATCGCAAGGCTAGTTTACGATGGAGTTTTTCATTGCGGAGCATCGTTATTAACCAGTGATTATGTCCTAACCGCAGCCCATTGCGTGCGAAG attgaaACGATCTAAAATACGTATAATTCTGGGTGATCACGATCAAACGGTTACAACTGAAGCTCCAGCTAAAATGCGAGCAGTCTCTGCGgtaattcgacatcgaaatttcgATACAAATACTTACAATCATGACATTGCATTGTTGAAGCTACGTAAACCAATTACATTCACTAAAAATATTCGACCAATATGTTTGCCACCTCCAG ATCGGGAACCGTCGGGATATGAAGGAACAGTTGTAGGTTGGGGTCGTACTTCGGAGGGTGGAATGTTACCTGGTATTGTACGTGAAGTTCAAGTCCCAATATGGACTCAAGCGCAATGTAAAGCAATGAAATATCGTGCGTCTCGAATTACAGCCAATATGCTATGTGCAGGTAAAGGGAAAATGGATTCATGTCAAGGCGATAGTGGTGGACCACTGCTAATTAATATTGATGGGAGATACGAAATTGTTG GTATTGTGTCATGGGGTGTGGGTTGTGGAAGACCAGGATATCCGGGTGTTTATACACGTTTGACAAGATATTTGAGTTgggttgaaaataatttacaagacACGTGTCTTtgcgttaattaa